One Niallia circulans DNA segment encodes these proteins:
- a CDS encoding ABC transporter ATP-binding protein: MLEVNQVSKIYEGKIAYKALNNINLAVEEGEFVGIMGPSGSGKTTLLNMIATIDEPTTGEILINGKNPHQLKKEELAKFRRRELGFVFQDFNLLHTLTVEENIVLPLTLDGKKVKEMKQKAQEIAEKLVITSIMNKRTYEISGGQAQRAAVARAMIHVPKLLLADEPTGNLDSKSSKDVMEMLETINKHERTTMLLVTHDPQAASYCNRVIFIRDGNFYSEIHRGDNRQAFFQRIIDTLSLLGGDGHDLSQIRV, translated from the coding sequence ATGTTAGAAGTGAACCAGGTTAGTAAAATTTATGAAGGGAAAATTGCTTATAAAGCTTTAAACAATATAAATTTAGCTGTTGAAGAGGGTGAGTTTGTTGGGATTATGGGGCCATCTGGCAGTGGGAAAACAACTCTATTAAATATGATTGCAACAATTGATGAACCAACAACTGGCGAGATTTTGATAAACGGTAAAAATCCTCATCAGCTAAAAAAAGAGGAATTGGCAAAATTCCGCAGACGTGAACTTGGCTTTGTTTTTCAGGACTTTAATTTGCTGCATACGTTGACGGTAGAAGAAAATATTGTCCTTCCGTTAACGCTCGATGGAAAAAAGGTGAAAGAGATGAAACAAAAGGCACAGGAAATCGCGGAAAAATTGGTGATTACCTCTATTATGAATAAGCGCACATATGAAATTTCTGGAGGTCAGGCGCAAAGAGCAGCCGTGGCAAGGGCGATGATTCATGTGCCTAAGCTGCTGCTTGCTGATGAACCAACGGGAAATCTTGATTCGAAGTCTTCCAAAGATGTTATGGAAATGCTGGAAACGATAAATAAGCATGAGCGCACAACGATGCTACTCGTGACGCATGATCCGCAAGCAGCCAGTTACTGTAATCGAGTAATATTTATTCGCGACGGAAATTTTTATTCAGAAATTCATCGCGGCGATAACCGCCAAGCCTTCTTCCAAAGAATAATTGATACACTTTCTTTACTAGGAGGAGATGGTCATGACCTTTCGCAGATTCGCGTTTAA
- a CDS encoding SDR family NAD(P)-dependent oxidoreductase, with the protein MTFPVLDGKVAIVTGAAMGMGLATAKLFAEAKAKVVVADFNEEKGQAAVAEIEAAGGTAYFVKVDISKSEQVQNLVAKTVEKFGRLDVAVNNAALTPDNAPAAEFDEAYWDRLISVDLTGTALCMKYELQQMIKQGDGGSIINISSVSGFRPQPNNIAYVAAKHGVVGMTKVAALENGPQNIRVNTVAPGAIDTPMLRGSLEETGQTEEEFAPQLSLLGRFGQPIEIAQASLWLASDQSSYVTGTTIHADAGYTSR; encoded by the coding sequence ATGACATTTCCAGTATTAGACGGAAAAGTTGCTATAGTAACGGGAGCTGCAATGGGTATGGGCCTTGCAACGGCAAAACTGTTTGCTGAAGCAAAGGCAAAGGTTGTCGTAGCAGACTTTAATGAAGAAAAAGGACAAGCAGCGGTTGCCGAAATTGAAGCTGCTGGCGGTACAGCATACTTTGTAAAAGTTGATATTTCTAAATCAGAGCAAGTGCAAAACCTTGTAGCAAAAACAGTCGAAAAATTCGGCCGTCTTGATGTTGCTGTTAATAATGCAGCCTTAACTCCTGACAATGCCCCAGCGGCAGAATTCGATGAAGCATACTGGGACAGATTAATTTCTGTTGATTTGACTGGTACAGCGCTTTGCATGAAGTATGAATTACAGCAAATGATTAAGCAAGGCGATGGCGGAAGCATTATCAATATTTCTTCTGTGAGTGGGTTCCGTCCACAGCCGAACAATATAGCATACGTTGCTGCAAAGCATGGTGTTGTTGGGATGACAAAGGTTGCTGCATTAGAGAACGGTCCTCAAAATATCCGTGTTAACACAGTTGCTCCAGGAGCAATTGACACACCAATGCTAAGAGGTTCATTAGAAGAAACAGGTCAGACAGAAGAAGAATTTGCTCCACAGCTTAGCTTATTAGGCAGATTTGGCCAACCAATTGAAATCGCCCAAGCAAGCTTGTGGTTAGCCTCAGACCAATCATCTTATGTAACGGGGACAACTATCCACGCAGATGCTGGTTATACAAGCAGATAA
- a CDS encoding carbohydrate ABC transporter permease: MLTTKKNKLTKGGRAFSIINGTILIIIALICFLPFVNVIASSFASTQEVVAKKFILFPRTFSLDAYRYILSTPTLFKSLAVSIGVTGIGTLVSMVLTALMAYGLSRKYLFGRNLVNFIVVFSMLFSGGMIPTFLVVKSVGLIDSYWSLILPVAINAFNLIIMRNFFQALPDSLEESAKMDGCTDFGVFIKIMLPLALPSIATISLFYAVTYWNTYMTAILYINDSTKWPIQVLLRQIVIVSSGMQAEGSSVDVVPPAQTIKMAVIVIATVPMLIAYPFVQKYLVKGALVGSVKG, translated from the coding sequence ATGTTGACGACGAAAAAGAATAAACTGACTAAAGGAGGCCGTGCGTTTTCAATAATTAATGGAACAATATTAATTATTATAGCACTCATTTGTTTCCTTCCTTTTGTGAATGTAATTGCCAGTTCCTTTGCATCCACTCAGGAAGTGGTAGCCAAAAAGTTTATCTTATTTCCACGAACCTTTTCTCTCGACGCATACCGGTATATCTTATCAACCCCAACATTATTTAAATCATTAGCTGTTTCCATCGGGGTTACTGGTATAGGCACACTGGTAAGTATGGTTCTTACTGCTTTAATGGCATATGGTTTATCCCGTAAATATTTATTTGGAAGAAACTTAGTGAATTTTATTGTTGTTTTTTCCATGCTGTTCAGCGGCGGAATGATTCCAACCTTCTTAGTCGTTAAATCGGTCGGATTGATTGACTCCTATTGGTCCTTAATTCTCCCAGTGGCAATTAATGCTTTTAACCTTATTATTATGAGAAACTTTTTTCAGGCTCTGCCTGATAGTTTGGAAGAGTCAGCAAAAATGGATGGCTGCACCGATTTTGGCGTATTTATAAAAATCATGCTGCCCCTTGCATTGCCATCCATTGCAACTATTTCCCTGTTTTATGCGGTGACCTACTGGAACACGTATATGACAGCAATTTTATATATTAACGATTCCACTAAATGGCCGATTCAAGTATTATTGCGTCAGATTGTTATTGTATCGAGCGGAATGCAGGCTGAGGGGTCCTCTGTTGATGTGGTTCCTCCTGCACAAACGATTAAAATGGCTGTTATTGTCATTGCAACAGTTCCAATGCTTATCGCCTATCCATTTGTCCAAAAATACCTAGTAAAAGGTGCTTTAGTTGGATCTGTGAAAGGATAA
- a CDS encoding helix-turn-helix transcriptional regulator, with the protein MFQKTRVFHSLFIPFLLVGVGLVVGFSIFIYNSTYESVEESFLTDKKNYTKQILQNVEQKVRTIEYGFTAYSSTANFEKVFNNPLSDKDFATYRDIKKEMSYIELMGIEGSHYSLISLTQQWGIIEGSLKTQAMDDVKKYQKEYVSDTSRSLFWEPINNGIQMVMTLPIYQSEKFAVGIANIPKLSIDTIVGENHQLVQIYDRTDKLIYTTASNETKLPEDSFRHLKTAAVENGENSSVINTDDGKKYVFTRSNYNNWLYLVEINEGEIGSIIHNTRIGLFIASAILILLVGFLSYLLAESFSRPIKRIQDKLGIQRANPKQNELSLLAESVEKVVGQKEVLTANLTKQKPQLETLFVLSLFRKRITENEVTHRLEQFGYQLAENKVFYTGLIQIDNLDDKLLEDRSVFLLGINNIVQEIIPKNERLIPIVLNDEMQAVIFVLGKEDQDAERSIMTYYTDIQTAVKKYLNIVISAGISPAYDSLIESKQAVDLAKESLHYRVNVGAESIIFYKDIASMLNDASISKFPVELQNELMTAIRSGEEEVVISMVGVLVDEIFRLNKNPISLGVTLIRVINELVQLGQLLGAESKIFENIKKMYQAAITAYHPEKIKQMLINDLIKPVIISTQDKTERGFKSLSEKMVYIIQTEFDEEISLDLIADRLHYNPNYLSNVFKKEYGQTFVDYLMNYRLQMAQTWLKDTDLAIKDIAERLKYRNPQNFIRFFKKKLGITPGDYRKEYRHS; encoded by the coding sequence TTGTTTCAAAAAACGCGCGTGTTTCACAGTCTTTTTATTCCGTTTCTCTTAGTTGGAGTCGGTCTTGTTGTTGGATTCAGTATCTTTATCTATAACTCTACCTATGAATCTGTTGAGGAAAGCTTTTTAACAGATAAGAAAAATTATACAAAGCAAATCCTCCAGAACGTGGAACAGAAGGTAAGGACAATTGAATACGGATTTACGGCATACAGTTCAACTGCAAATTTTGAAAAAGTGTTTAATAATCCACTGTCTGACAAAGATTTCGCTACTTATCGCGACATAAAAAAAGAAATGAGTTACATAGAATTGATGGGGATTGAAGGAAGCCACTATAGTTTGATTAGCTTAACACAACAATGGGGAATTATTGAAGGTTCTTTAAAAACCCAGGCGATGGATGATGTAAAAAAATATCAAAAAGAATATGTATCCGATACAAGCAGAAGCCTTTTTTGGGAACCGATTAATAACGGCATCCAAATGGTTATGACTCTGCCCATTTATCAAAGTGAAAAATTTGCAGTAGGAATAGCAAATATTCCTAAATTAAGCATTGATACAATTGTTGGGGAGAATCACCAGCTTGTGCAAATTTACGATCGAACAGACAAGCTGATTTATACAACTGCAAGTAATGAAACAAAACTACCTGAGGACAGCTTTCGGCACTTAAAAACAGCAGCTGTCGAAAATGGCGAAAATTCAAGTGTAATCAATACAGACGACGGAAAGAAGTATGTTTTTACGCGCTCAAATTATAATAATTGGCTTTACTTAGTAGAGATTAACGAAGGTGAAATTGGCAGTATCATTCATAACACGAGAATCGGACTTTTTATTGCTTCTGCTATTTTGATTTTGCTAGTTGGCTTTCTTTCGTATTTGCTGGCTGAATCCTTTTCACGTCCTATCAAAAGAATTCAAGACAAGCTTGGTATTCAACGGGCAAATCCAAAGCAAAATGAACTCTCTCTGTTAGCTGAATCTGTGGAAAAGGTAGTTGGTCAAAAGGAGGTGTTAACAGCTAATTTAACGAAGCAAAAACCGCAATTAGAGACTTTATTTGTTTTGAGTTTATTTAGAAAACGCATAACTGAAAACGAGGTTACGCACCGATTGGAGCAATTTGGATACCAGTTAGCGGAAAATAAGGTGTTTTATACTGGATTAATCCAAATCGATAACTTAGATGACAAACTATTGGAGGATAGAAGCGTATTTTTATTGGGCATAAATAATATTGTGCAGGAAATAATCCCTAAAAATGAACGCTTAATTCCGATTGTGTTAAATGATGAGATGCAAGCAGTCATCTTTGTCCTAGGTAAAGAGGACCAAGACGCAGAACGGAGTATTATGACGTATTACACAGACATTCAAACAGCTGTGAAGAAATACTTGAATATAGTAATAAGCGCCGGAATCAGCCCTGCTTATGACAGTTTAATAGAAAGTAAGCAAGCAGTAGATTTAGCGAAAGAATCGCTTCATTATCGAGTGAATGTTGGTGCAGAATCAATAATATTCTATAAGGATATTGCTTCAATGCTAAATGATGCGTCGATTTCAAAATTTCCTGTCGAGCTGCAAAATGAGTTAATGACTGCTATTCGGTCAGGAGAGGAAGAAGTTGTCATAAGCATGGTTGGCGTTTTAGTGGATGAAATTTTCCGCTTAAATAAAAACCCGATAAGCTTAGGGGTAACTTTAATAAGAGTCATTAATGAGCTTGTACAGCTAGGCCAGCTATTAGGTGCAGAATCAAAAATCTTTGAAAATATTAAGAAAATGTACCAAGCAGCAATCACTGCTTACCATCCCGAAAAAATCAAACAAATGCTGATCAATGACTTAATAAAACCAGTAATAATCAGTACGCAAGATAAGACGGAGCGCGGGTTTAAATCACTGTCAGAAAAAATGGTTTATATTATCCAAACCGAATTTGATGAAGAAATTTCCTTGGATTTGATTGCTGACAGATTGCATTATAATCCTAATTATTTAAGCAATGTTTTCAAAAAAGAATATGGTCAAACCTTCGTAGATTATTTAATGAATTATCGTTTACAGATGGCACAAACCTGGCTGAAAGACACTGATTTAGCGATAAAGGATATCGCTGAGCGTTTGAAATATCGCAACCCTCAAAATTTCATCCGCTTTTTTAAAAAGAAGTTGGGCATCACCCCAGGAGATTACCGAAAAGAATATCGGCACTCCTAA
- a CDS encoding ABC transporter permease: MTFRRFAFNNVIRNKRLYAAYFLSSMFTVMVFFTFAIFAFHEVISGSDMNSSVQQGMNIAGAIIYVFSFFFILYSMSSFLTTRKKELGLLMMQGMSVRQVRLMIFLENMVIGFFATLGGILLGLIFSKVILLIAENVLVLDEALNFYFPLQAIIVTFLSFILLFFMISLFVSYILRSRKLIDLIKGNKKSKGEPKANIFLTIFAVLLIGIGYAAALIVKGAVVIVAMLPVVIVVILGTYLLFTQLSVYIIRKLKQNNNIFWWKTNMILFSDLSFRMKDNARTFFMVAIISTVAFSAIGTLFGFQTFLTAGLKNNNPYTFAYISVDQDKEDVAFINETVNQEQMKAMHEQTKLNYYQIGQDNIVITSETEFNRFAAFLGEDTIDINNGEVKVVEFTGNEYGQTEELLKQNINLNSGTSLIPEEVIYSRALPATDSYYVVSDQDFKELPEPISVESYHAWQVTKGQDNVIAASEKIEKLVPPYEFYAKDYSIYQLNKAYGLVLFVGLFIGIVFFVSAGSFLYFRLYADLEEDKQKFRSIAKMGLTEKELKNVLTRQTAILFFTPILVALIHGAVALTALSHFFYYDLTKISTAVLGVFILIQVIYFAIVRFFYTKQVKRVL, encoded by the coding sequence ATGACCTTTCGCAGATTCGCGTTTAATAATGTCATTCGCAACAAGCGACTGTATGCAGCCTACTTCTTAAGCAGTATGTTTACGGTAATGGTATTTTTTACATTTGCGATTTTTGCCTTCCACGAGGTGATATCTGGTAGTGATATGAATTCCTCTGTCCAACAAGGGATGAATATTGCAGGAGCCATCATTTATGTCTTTTCCTTCTTCTTTATCCTTTATTCAATGAGTTCGTTTTTGACGACGCGGAAGAAAGAGTTAGGGTTATTGATGATGCAAGGGATGTCCGTTAGGCAAGTTCGTCTCATGATTTTCTTGGAGAACATGGTAATCGGTTTTTTTGCAACACTAGGCGGTATCCTATTAGGGTTAATATTTTCCAAAGTGATTTTATTAATCGCAGAAAATGTGCTTGTGTTGGATGAAGCTCTTAACTTTTATTTTCCTTTACAAGCAATTATCGTAACATTTCTGTCTTTTATTTTGTTATTTTTCATGATTTCGTTATTTGTTTCCTATATATTACGGAGCCGTAAGCTGATTGATTTAATCAAGGGAAATAAGAAGTCTAAAGGCGAACCGAAGGCTAATATCTTTTTAACGATTTTTGCCGTCTTACTGATTGGTATTGGCTATGCAGCTGCATTAATTGTAAAGGGTGCGGTCGTAATTGTTGCGATGCTGCCAGTAGTGATTGTTGTAATTCTAGGCACGTATCTGTTGTTTACACAGCTAAGCGTTTATATAATCCGCAAATTGAAACAGAATAACAACATCTTCTGGTGGAAAACCAATATGATCCTTTTTTCAGATTTATCCTTTCGGATGAAGGATAATGCACGTACTTTTTTTATGGTTGCGATTATATCGACTGTAGCTTTTAGTGCAATCGGTACATTGTTTGGGTTTCAAACCTTCTTAACAGCAGGGCTGAAAAATAATAATCCCTATACATTTGCCTATATAAGTGTTGATCAGGATAAAGAGGATGTAGCTTTTATAAATGAAACAGTAAACCAGGAACAAATGAAAGCGATGCATGAGCAAACAAAACTCAATTATTATCAGATAGGTCAAGATAACATCGTTATAACTAGTGAAACTGAATTTAATAGATTTGCAGCTTTCTTGGGAGAGGATACAATTGATATTAATAATGGTGAGGTTAAAGTAGTTGAATTTACCGGTAATGAATATGGCCAAACGGAAGAATTACTTAAACAAAACATCAACCTGAATTCAGGTACATCCTTAATTCCAGAGGAAGTAATCTATTCAAGAGCTCTTCCAGCAACAGACTCTTATTATGTAGTTTCTGATCAGGACTTTAAAGAACTGCCAGAGCCAATAAGTGTAGAGAGCTATCATGCTTGGCAAGTAACAAAAGGGCAAGACAATGTCATCGCAGCTTCCGAAAAGATAGAGAAATTAGTTCCTCCTTATGAATTTTATGCTAAAGATTATAGTATCTATCAGCTAAATAAGGCATATGGTTTAGTATTATTTGTAGGATTATTTATCGGAATCGTCTTTTTTGTTTCGGCGGGAAGCTTCCTTTATTTCCGACTGTATGCGGACTTAGAGGAAGACAAACAGAAGTTTCGGTCTATTGCTAAAATGGGCTTAACAGAGAAGGAATTAAAGAATGTTCTTACAAGACAAACAGCGATTCTATTCTTTACACCAATTCTAGTGGCATTGATTCATGGTGCAGTTGCTTTAACAGCGCTGTCACATTTCTTTTATTATGATTTAACAAAAATATCAACAGCAGTATTAGGTGTCTTTATATTAATCCAGGTTATTTACTTTGCGATTGTCCGTTTTTTTTACACAAAGCAGGTTAAGCGTGTTCTTTAG
- a CDS encoding rhamnogalacturonan acetylesterase — protein MEGNITIFIAGDSTAAMKIQEKRPETGWGEAFQAYLSEAVILDNRAINGKSTKSFLKEGHLRAIEKCIKRGDYLLIQFGHNDQKLEDSAKGTQPYGEYQQNLLQYVQVAQSVNAFPLLLTSVTRRNFNGTIIDEKSVGDYPKAMLEFAAENNVPVLDIHTITREFFNAAGEEKSKDYFLHIAPGQSENYPDGITDNTHFNAKGAAIVAKLIAVAMKESNLSIKDFIVLP, from the coding sequence ATGGAGGGAAATATTACTATTTTCATCGCTGGAGATTCAACAGCTGCAATGAAAATACAGGAGAAGCGTCCAGAAACGGGCTGGGGTGAGGCTTTCCAAGCATATCTTTCAGAGGCCGTCATCCTTGATAACCGGGCAATTAATGGCAAAAGCACGAAATCCTTCCTCAAAGAAGGCCATTTAAGAGCAATTGAGAAGTGCATTAAACGAGGTGATTACCTGCTTATTCAATTTGGTCATAACGATCAAAAACTGGAGGATTCTGCAAAAGGCACACAGCCGTATGGAGAATATCAGCAAAATCTCTTACAATATGTTCAGGTTGCACAAAGTGTGAATGCCTTTCCTTTATTATTAACATCTGTTACGCGCCGTAATTTCAATGGAACTATCATTGACGAAAAGTCTGTTGGAGACTATCCAAAAGCAATGCTTGAATTTGCTGCAGAAAATAATGTACCTGTACTTGATATCCATACAATAACACGAGAGTTTTTCAATGCAGCAGGTGAAGAAAAGTCAAAGGATTATTTTTTACATATAGCTCCAGGCCAATCTGAGAACTACCCTGACGGTATTACCGACAATACCCATTTTAATGCAAAAGGAGCCGCAATTGTCGCTAAATTAATTGCCGTGGCAATGAAAGAAAGCAATTTATCTATAAAGGATTTTATTGTACTGCCTTGA
- a CDS encoding LysR family transcriptional regulator, which translates to MNITQLQYLIDVGELGSFTDAAKKNLMTVPAISLSITQLEAELDVLLFTRSRKGVTPTVEGKKVIQHAVTVLKTIDMLKYEIAVSKNNLYGNIVIATIPGLVSQIINNTLEFRESYPYINVQVMEEDTAAVLEQVKNGHADMGFVSLGSGNHDVALEWEPIKRVEVVLAVNKSSILRFNNKISLDQIINEMNESIVLYNDPYLKKIAEDLFPDNLRNRIALTTNNGDVLLQMVLQRNAITITNDYIIQALPTHLKDEVVTISINEYLTLSNYLWRVTRKNEKCPEMINQFTEHLLRDLK; encoded by the coding sequence ATGAATATAACCCAGCTTCAATATTTAATTGATGTCGGAGAACTAGGCTCCTTTACAGATGCCGCCAAAAAGAACTTAATGACAGTCCCAGCCATCAGCCTGTCCATCACGCAATTAGAGGCAGAATTAGATGTGCTGCTTTTTACTCGTTCACGCAAAGGTGTAACCCCAACAGTAGAAGGCAAAAAAGTCATCCAGCATGCCGTAACCGTTTTGAAAACCATCGACATGCTGAAATATGAAATTGCTGTTTCCAAAAACAACCTGTATGGAAATATTGTTATTGCCACAATTCCCGGACTAGTTTCACAAATCATTAATAATACCCTTGAATTTCGTGAAAGCTACCCTTACATTAATGTACAGGTAATGGAGGAAGATACTGCTGCAGTGCTGGAACAAGTAAAAAATGGCCATGCAGATATGGGCTTTGTTTCGTTAGGCTCAGGCAATCATGATGTTGCGTTGGAATGGGAACCGATTAAAAGGGTCGAAGTGGTGCTTGCCGTTAATAAAAGCTCTATCTTAAGATTCAACAATAAGATATCCCTTGACCAAATCATAAACGAAATGAATGAATCAATTGTCCTGTACAATGACCCTTACTTGAAAAAAATTGCCGAGGATTTATTTCCAGATAACTTGAGGAACAGAATTGCCTTGACGACAAATAACGGAGACGTTCTTTTACAAATGGTACTGCAAAGGAACGCTATCACGATCACTAATGACTATATCATTCAAGCATTGCCGACACATCTTAAGGATGAAGTCGTGACAATTTCCATTAATGAGTATCTTACCCTTTCCAATTATTTATGGCGTGTGACTCGAAAAAATGAAAAATGCCCGGAAATGATTAATCAGTTTACAGAGCACCTTTTGCGGGATTTAAAATAA
- a CDS encoding 3-hydroxyacyl-CoA dehydrogenase, translating into MEFKQITVAGSGVLGSQIAFQSAFHGFNVTVYDINDEVLESAKEKINLLKGRYQKDLNASQEQVEAASDRISYNSDLAKATADADLLIEAIPEIVPIKTEFYQNLSKVAPAKTVFATNSSTLLPSQFAEATGRPEKFLALHFANEIWINNTAEIMKHQGTDMNVFDQVVEFAKAIGMVALPLHKEQPGYILNSLLVPLLDAAELLLSKEVADVETIDKTWMIATGAPKGPFAILDVVGITTSYNIVKAKAEATGNSEFKKLAKLLKTEYIDKGKLGAATGEGFYKYPNPRFMDPDFLGN; encoded by the coding sequence ATGGAATTTAAACAAATCACAGTAGCAGGCAGCGGAGTTTTAGGAAGTCAAATCGCTTTCCAATCAGCCTTCCACGGTTTTAACGTAACCGTTTATGACATTAATGATGAAGTACTTGAATCAGCAAAGGAAAAAATTAATCTATTAAAAGGACGTTATCAGAAGGATTTAAATGCGAGTCAAGAACAAGTAGAAGCAGCATCTGACCGCATTTCTTATAACAGTGACTTAGCAAAAGCGACTGCTGATGCAGACTTGCTGATCGAAGCAATTCCAGAAATTGTGCCGATTAAAACAGAATTTTATCAAAATCTCAGCAAAGTAGCACCAGCAAAAACCGTATTTGCCACAAATTCATCGACATTACTGCCTAGCCAGTTTGCCGAAGCAACTGGACGCCCAGAGAAATTTCTGGCACTTCACTTTGCTAATGAAATTTGGATAAACAATACAGCAGAGATAATGAAACACCAAGGAACAGACATGAACGTGTTTGATCAAGTTGTTGAGTTTGCGAAAGCAATTGGCATGGTAGCATTGCCTCTTCATAAGGAGCAGCCCGGATATATTTTGAATTCCTTGCTTGTGCCGCTTTTAGACGCCGCAGAGCTATTGTTATCAAAAGAGGTTGCTGATGTTGAAACAATTGACAAAACATGGATGATTGCAACAGGAGCGCCAAAAGGTCCATTTGCGATCCTTGACGTTGTCGGCATCACAACATCATACAATATTGTAAAGGCAAAAGCGGAAGCGACAGGTAATTCAGAATTCAAAAAGTTGGCAAAGCTTTTGAAAACAGAGTATATTGACAAAGGAAAACTTGGGGCTGCCACAGGAGAAGGGTTTTATAAGTATCCAAATCCTCGCTTCATGGACCCTGATTTCTTGGGAAATTAA
- a CDS encoding TetR/AcrR family transcriptional regulator, which yields MSIIYPDKRVKRTVENFKAALLELMKQKSFQEITITDIVHAADYNRGTFYAHYKCKEELLDEIIEDMFEQMEEAYKKPYENLSVIDFHELSANAIVLFDHFLEHKDFYKLMLSPETNYSFQEKMINRLDRIFRSEFEFFTDDVDADIDINLFSTYRIHGIIGILMQWINSDFQEQPDYMGKQLIHILRFSTPKVNVKKPDSNHH from the coding sequence TTGTCTATTATTTATCCAGATAAGCGGGTTAAAAGAACTGTTGAGAATTTCAAAGCAGCATTGTTGGAATTAATGAAACAAAAGAGTTTTCAAGAAATTACCATAACTGATATTGTTCATGCGGCAGATTATAATAGAGGCACATTTTATGCACACTATAAATGCAAGGAAGAGCTATTGGATGAAATAATTGAGGATATGTTTGAGCAGATGGAAGAAGCATATAAAAAGCCATATGAAAATTTATCTGTCATTGATTTTCATGAGTTGTCTGCTAATGCCATTGTATTGTTTGATCATTTTCTAGAGCATAAAGACTTCTATAAGCTAATGCTGTCACCAGAAACGAATTATTCCTTTCAGGAAAAAATGATTAACAGGCTAGATCGTATTTTCAGATCGGAATTTGAGTTTTTTACAGATGATGTTGATGCTGATATTGATATTAACCTATTTTCCACCTATAGAATTCATGGCATTATCGGCATTCTAATGCAGTGGATCAACAGTGATTTTCAGGAACAGCCTGATTATATGGGAAAACAGCTTATCCATATTTTAAGATTTTCTACACCAAAAGTGAACGTAAAAAAACCTGACAGCAATCATCATTAA
- a CDS encoding sensor histidine kinase, producing the protein MKLFMKEHALLMFVQFVQMLLFLSIFWFDGYRDIKLFCYTVFLNFFILGGYLTCHYLSRQKMYKRLNQPLESLDDSYKKTDDAPISTAFDEVLRSQYKLFQTQLKAVEKEQEEHRKFMDQWVHQMKTPLSVIELTAQNLDEPESSSIREETAVMKAGLNTVLYIARLKTIEQDFHIKPVYLVKLVDEVNGENKRFYIRNKVYPKLDVKREGITVETDEKWLFFILTQLINNAVKYSSGISSRIVISIYEREKEAILEVEDFGVGIPESDKRRIFDPFFTGENGRKFRESTGMGLYLTKETLKHLNHQMEMESAYGKGTTFRIVFSATQNLTGL; encoded by the coding sequence ATGAAGTTATTTATGAAAGAGCATGCCTTGCTGATGTTCGTACAATTTGTGCAAATGCTCCTCTTCCTTTCTATCTTCTGGTTTGATGGCTATCGCGATATTAAACTGTTTTGTTACACTGTTTTTCTTAATTTTTTCATTCTTGGCGGTTATCTCACTTGTCATTATTTATCACGTCAGAAAATGTACAAGCGTTTAAATCAGCCGCTGGAATCACTGGATGACAGCTATAAAAAAACAGATGATGCCCCGATTTCTACGGCTTTTGATGAGGTGTTGCGTAGTCAATACAAGCTTTTTCAGACTCAATTGAAAGCAGTTGAAAAAGAACAGGAGGAGCATCGCAAGTTTATGGATCAATGGGTTCATCAGATGAAAACACCTTTGTCAGTGATTGAGCTTACCGCCCAAAATTTAGACGAACCTGAGTCCTCCAGCATCCGCGAAGAAACGGCAGTGATGAAGGCAGGCTTAAACACGGTGCTGTACATTGCCAGGCTAAAAACCATTGAACAGGATTTTCATATTAAGCCTGTGTATCTTGTGAAATTGGTGGATGAAGTGAACGGTGAGAATAAACGCTTTTATATTCGCAACAAAGTTTATCCGAAGCTGGATGTGAAAAGGGAAGGAATCACAGTGGAAACCGATGAAAAGTGGTTGTTTTTTATTCTCACCCAACTCATTAATAATGCAGTAAAATATTCGTCCGGAATTAGTAGTCGGATTGTGATTTCCATTTATGAAAGAGAGAAGGAAGCCATACTGGAAGTGGAGGATTTTGGGGTTGGCATACCAGAAAGTGATAAAAGGCGGATTTTTGATCCTTTTTTCACCGGAGAAAATGGCAGGAAGTTTCGAGAATCCACTGGGATGGGGCTTTATTTAACAAAGGAGACGTTAAAACATCTTAATCACCAAATGGAAATGGAGTCCGCTTACGGAAAGGGTACAACCTTTCGCATCGTTTTTTCTGCAACACAAAACCTTACAGGCTTGTAA